The following coding sequences lie in one Synechococcales cyanobacterium T60_A2020_003 genomic window:
- a CDS encoding DNA-formamidopyrimidine glycosylase, which yields MPELPEVETVRRGLNQATLHQPILGGDVSLSRAIAHPVSVDAFLDAVTGCQITQWHRRGKYLLGALSRHPYPSEDDHSAGWLGAHLRMSGQLLWTKHDVPLETHCRVRLWFPDQHDLRFVDQRTFGRLWWVPPEVAPETVMTGLALLGPEPFSPDFNVNYMMDWLGDRQRPIKPALLDQALVAGIGNIYADEALFLSGIHPTTLCAKLTPSQIEALHAAILQVLQAGIEAGGTTISNFRNVDGVNGYYSGVAWVYGRTGEPCRTCKIPIQRLKLAGRSSHFCPNCQV from the coding sequence GTGCCTGAACTTCCTGAAGTAGAAACGGTTCGTCGGGGTCTCAATCAAGCGACCCTGCATCAGCCAATCCTGGGTGGGGATGTATCGCTTTCGCGGGCGATCGCCCACCCAGTTTCTGTAGACGCGTTTTTAGACGCTGTAACCGGCTGTCAAATTACCCAATGGCATCGCCGAGGCAAGTATCTTCTGGGTGCGCTGTCTCGGCACCCTTATCCCTCCGAAGACGATCACTCTGCCGGATGGTTAGGGGCCCACCTCCGCATGAGCGGACAACTGTTGTGGACAAAGCACGATGTTCCCCTAGAAACCCACTGTCGCGTTCGCCTCTGGTTTCCCGACCAGCACGACCTACGATTTGTGGATCAGCGCACCTTTGGTCGGTTATGGTGGGTTCCGCCGGAGGTTGCGCCTGAAACGGTTATGACGGGTCTTGCACTCCTAGGGCCAGAACCGTTTTCTCCCGATTTCAATGTGAATTACATGATGGACTGGTTAGGCGATCGCCAGCGTCCCATTAAACCAGCACTTCTCGACCAAGCCCTGGTGGCGGGCATTGGCAATATTTACGCCGATGAAGCCCTTTTCTTGAGCGGCATCCATCCTACAACACTCTGCGCCAAGCTCACGCCAAGTCAAATCGAGGCACTTCATGCTGCCATTCTACAAGTCCTACAAGCCGGAATTGAGGCAGGTGGCACCACCATCAGCAATTTTCGGAATGTGGACGGGGTGAACGGCTATTACAGCGGTGTGGCCTGGGTGTATGGGCGAACCGGAGAACCCTGCCGCACCTGCAAAATTCCCATCCAACGGCTGAAATTGGCAGGACGGTCTTCCCACTTTTGTCCAAATTGCCAGGTTTAG
- a CDS encoding biopolymer transporter ExbD, whose product MRLPEEPDEPLQLNIVPMIDVIFAILAFFVVSTLYLTRSEGIPVDLPTAASADVQISQQLVVSIDRQGQLFIQQTPIDLDSLELEVRSRLQTGSSVVIINADKATPHGQVVAVMDRLRTLEGVRLAIATDPASLP is encoded by the coding sequence ATGCGCCTTCCTGAAGAACCTGATGAACCCTTGCAACTCAATATTGTGCCGATGATTGACGTGATTTTCGCGATCCTGGCTTTTTTTGTTGTGTCTACGCTATACCTCACCCGTTCAGAAGGCATTCCGGTTGATTTACCCACTGCTGCGTCTGCGGATGTCCAAATCTCCCAGCAGCTTGTCGTGTCGATCGATCGCCAAGGACAACTGTTTATCCAACAAACTCCCATTGATTTAGACTCTTTGGAACTGGAAGTGCGATCGCGCCTCCAAACGGGTTCCTCTGTGGTGATCATCAATGCGGATAAAGCCACACCCCACGGTCAGGTTGTGGCGGTGATGGATCGGCTCCGTACCCTGGAGGGGGTGCGACTGGCGATCGCCACTGATCCAGCCTCCTTACCTTAG
- a CDS encoding pentapeptide repeat-containing protein: protein MADERSLQQLIAQIQRCNDTQPSQAIAPFKLDEHNSIRINLRGVNLQGADLRGLNLNGLNLDGANFQDANLEHTQFQNCQLCGCNFTRTILTNADLTQANVQGSTLKYASLQSATLMQAKLNDANCHGAQFQYGNLRTAELSGTRLCDADLSNADLTQAELHRANLIKANLSDAILQNADISNAILSDATLKRAILINANLGGATLHRTNLEHANLERVRLSGAQLRSAKLRHAHLNLANLGRADLRCANLSYAVLTDANLSSADLSGAQLIGANLQHAYLRRANFTIANLTTANLHKADLGNADLSLATLESAILTQAYLGNANLRQTILSRANFSHAILNNAKLILADLSYARMQQARMLHADLSDANVNDADLRQADLRRAYLTNASLINACLREAQLSHSTFLGANFTGADLRSASLASANLTFANLQHAHLADANFNHASLVHVNLAGANTTAAVNMTPANSVEVNSIEAIRTQLEQVDGGLTSRLVDVEDLLRKLDEGLRILTFEIREARAASQPSIPASDLEGYKRLAATYYQQHHVWREAVNEFRTSCTQLRWTLEEAHQAYWDLHTLIRTIGASIVVVLRSWVTLFQLEDEETLDEWDT, encoded by the coding sequence ATGGCTGATGAGCGCTCTCTACAGCAACTAATCGCGCAAATTCAACGTTGTAATGATACTCAACCCTCACAGGCGATCGCGCCATTCAAGCTAGATGAACATAACTCAATCCGTATCAACCTCCGTGGCGTTAATCTCCAAGGCGCAGATTTACGAGGGTTGAATCTAAACGGACTGAATTTAGATGGCGCAAACTTCCAAGACGCCAACTTAGAACACACCCAGTTCCAAAATTGTCAACTCTGCGGGTGTAACTTCACGCGCACCATCTTAACCAACGCTGATTTGACCCAGGCTAACGTGCAGGGGAGTACTCTCAAATATGCCAGCCTTCAATCAGCAACCCTGATGCAGGCCAAACTCAATGATGCTAACTGTCATGGGGCACAGTTCCAATATGGAAACTTACGCACAGCCGAACTCAGCGGCACCCGGCTTTGCGATGCCGATCTTAGCAATGCGGATCTTACCCAAGCAGAACTTCACCGCGCCAACTTGATTAAAGCCAATTTGAGTGACGCTATCCTACAGAACGCTGATATCAGCAATGCCATTTTATCCGATGCAACCCTCAAAAGAGCCATCCTCATCAATGCCAATCTGGGTGGTGCAACCCTGCATCGCACCAATCTAGAACACGCAAATCTAGAACGTGTTCGTCTAAGCGGAGCACAGTTGCGAAGCGCCAAGTTAAGGCATGCCCACCTGAACTTAGCAAATCTAGGGCGGGCAGACTTGCGCTGCGCGAACTTGAGCTACGCCGTATTAACAGATGCAAACCTCAGTAGTGCTGATCTTAGCGGTGCGCAGCTTATTGGGGCAAACTTACAGCACGCCTATCTGCGTCGAGCTAACTTTACGATCGCCAATCTCACAACCGCCAACCTACACAAGGCTGATCTCGGCAATGCCGACCTCAGCCTTGCCACCCTAGAATCTGCAATTCTCACCCAAGCCTATCTAGGGAATGCGAACTTGCGCCAAACCATCCTGTCACGAGCGAATTTTAGCCACGCTATTCTCAATAATGCCAAACTCATTTTGGCCGATCTTAGCTATGCAAGGATGCAGCAGGCACGGATGCTGCACGCAGACCTAAGCGATGCGAACGTCAATGATGCGGATCTCCGTCAGGCAGACCTGCGCCGTGCTTATCTAACCAATGCATCTTTAATCAACGCTTGCCTCAGGGAAGCCCAGCTATCGCACTCTACATTCCTTGGCGCAAACTTTACAGGTGCGGATCTGCGCTCTGCTAGTCTTGCCAGTGCGAACCTGACCTTTGCCAACTTACAGCACGCCCACTTGGCCGATGCCAACTTTAACCATGCGTCTTTGGTTCATGTTAATTTGGCTGGTGCCAACACAACCGCCGCCGTGAACATGACACCAGCCAACAGTGTCGAAGTCAACAGTATCGAAGCCATTCGAACCCAATTGGAGCAAGTGGACGGAGGCTTAACCAGTCGGCTAGTGGATGTAGAAGATCTACTCCGTAAATTGGATGAAGGGTTGCGGATTTTAACGTTTGAAATTCGCGAAGCTCGAGCAGCGTCACAACCGTCTATTCCAGCTTCCGACTTAGAGGGTTATAAGCGTCTAGCTGCGACCTACTATCAACAACACCATGTGTGGCGAGAGGCTGTAAATGAGTTTCGGACGAGTTGTACCCAGTTGCGATGGACATTGGAGGAAGCCCATCAAGCCTACTGGGATCTCCATACCCTAATCCGCACGATCGGAGCGTCGATCGTTGTGGTTCTACGAAGTTGGGTCACATTGTTTCAACTTGAAGATGAAGAGACTTTGGATGAATGGGACACCTAA
- a CDS encoding ribbon-helix-helix protein, CopG family, with amino-acid sequence MAATPKKRLNLDLTPDAYEELQKLADESGKNMADILRAGLRLYSIIQEEHRDGHKVGIVKDNKVLKEILII; translated from the coding sequence ATGGCTGCTACCCCAAAAAAGCGTTTAAATCTAGATTTGACACCAGACGCCTACGAAGAGCTCCAGAAACTTGCTGACGAGTCGGGCAAGAATATGGCAGATATCCTACGCGCTGGTCTACGCCTTTACAGCATCATCCAGGAAGAGCATCGCGACGGGCACAAGGTTGGCATTGTGAAGGATAATAAGGTTCTGAAGGAAATTTTAATTATTTGA
- a CDS encoding DUF2993 domain-containing protein, with protein sequence MFGGFTGLKTPNSTDFGEQMLNKVASQSIRHLFTQSDQVDVAVRCYPSSKLLQGSIDNFKMSGRGLVIRRDFRVEEMTFETDAVSIDVGAIFGGQLRLKQPTQAVAQIALTEADLNEAFEAELVKAKLQNLELEPLMNFSGGEPVSFRDVSLKLLPDNGVEIYAKTDLPNRQDVLLAIRATLGVEKRRRIVFKDSVFLGDRVPDDLRGLSETLSMVFADVLNAMVDLDRFDLDGVLLRLNRLETSGQKLLFSGYAQIEHFPGIK encoded by the coding sequence ATGTTTGGTGGCTTCACTGGCTTAAAAACTCCGAATAGTACGGACTTTGGCGAGCAAATGCTCAATAAGGTCGCTAGCCAATCTATCCGTCACCTGTTTACCCAGAGCGATCAGGTGGATGTTGCTGTGCGATGCTATCCGTCTAGCAAATTGCTGCAAGGCAGCATTGATAACTTCAAGATGTCTGGACGCGGACTGGTCATTCGTCGAGATTTCCGCGTTGAGGAGATGACCTTTGAAACGGATGCTGTTTCCATTGATGTGGGAGCCATCTTTGGGGGGCAATTACGATTGAAGCAGCCCACTCAGGCGGTAGCGCAGATCGCGTTGACCGAAGCCGATCTCAACGAAGCATTTGAGGCTGAATTGGTAAAGGCAAAGCTCCAAAACTTAGAGCTAGAGCCGCTGATGAATTTTTCCGGCGGTGAACCTGTTTCGTTTCGGGACGTGAGCCTCAAGCTCCTTCCTGACAACGGTGTAGAGATTTATGCAAAAACGGATTTGCCCAATCGCCAAGATGTTCTCCTGGCGATCAGGGCGACGTTGGGCGTTGAAAAGCGTCGCCGGATTGTGTTCAAAGATTCGGTATTTTTGGGCGATCGCGTCCCCGACGATCTCCGGGGATTATCTGAGACACTGTCGATGGTGTTTGCTGATGTTCTCAACGCGATGGTTGATCTCGATCGGTTCGATCTAGACGGCGTGCTGCTGCGACTCAATCGACTAGAAACCTCTGGTCAAAAACTGCTCTTTAGCGGGTATGCTCAAATTGAGCATTTCCCAGGGATCAAGTAG